One Lacipirellulaceae bacterium DNA window includes the following coding sequences:
- the recQ gene encoding DNA helicase RecQ: MTAPNSSEIDSAANDNDLLSAALKKYWGYDNFRPLQREAMEFALAHQDSVVVLPTGGGKSLCYQAPAVVLEGLTVVVSPLISLMKDQVDALSDCGVPAACVHSMVSPDEKRQIADEIRSGQLKLLYCAPERVVQPRTLEFLKSVQVSQVAVDEAHCISSWGHDFRPEYRQLRLLKDALPGVGMHAYTATATQQVRRDVAEQLGLENAEMLVGSFDRPNLVYRVKRKHQALEQIREVVDRHSGAAGIIYCISRKEVEKTAATLAEWGCRVRAYHAGLDDTIRQRHQEEFASEEVDIIVATVAFGMGIDKSNVRYVIHMGMPKSLEQYQQESGRAGRDGLESECLLLHSGRDAPLWRRIIEEGEANGAEGAMQALASMSAYSQSAKCRHREIVEYFGQELDRDNCGACDVCLEEIDLVEDATILGQKIVSCVVRLEQRYGADYTAKVLNGSAEQRIAERGHERLSTYGIMEEYPLRAVRDWIEQLVGQGFLEKTGEYNTLSLTASGERLLRGEVTPSLLKPAKAKSSQRTRVETPEDWEDVDRGLFDELRNLRRDLAHERSVPAYIVFGDRTLRDMARRQPQSLDDLREVVGVGEKKLAEYGEAFLERIRSTGS; the protein is encoded by the coding sequence ATGACAGCGCCAAATTCCAGCGAGATTGACTCAGCAGCCAACGACAACGACCTCCTCAGTGCTGCCCTGAAGAAATACTGGGGCTACGATAACTTCCGTCCTCTGCAGCGCGAGGCGATGGAGTTTGCCCTCGCACATCAGGACTCGGTCGTGGTACTTCCCACTGGCGGCGGGAAATCGCTCTGCTATCAGGCACCGGCAGTAGTCTTGGAAGGCCTGACGGTCGTTGTTTCGCCGCTGATTTCCTTGATGAAAGATCAAGTGGACGCCCTCTCCGATTGTGGCGTTCCAGCGGCATGTGTTCATAGCATGGTGAGCCCTGATGAGAAGCGACAGATCGCCGACGAGATCCGCAGCGGGCAACTAAAACTTCTCTACTGTGCTCCTGAGCGAGTCGTGCAGCCACGCACACTCGAGTTTTTGAAGTCCGTCCAAGTCTCCCAAGTCGCCGTCGATGAAGCGCATTGCATCAGTTCCTGGGGGCATGACTTTAGGCCAGAGTATCGTCAGTTGCGGCTCTTGAAGGATGCTTTGCCTGGCGTGGGCATGCATGCTTACACGGCGACTGCAACTCAACAGGTTCGCCGTGATGTTGCTGAGCAACTGGGCCTTGAGAATGCTGAGATGCTGGTTGGGTCGTTTGATCGACCGAATCTTGTTTACCGGGTCAAACGGAAGCATCAAGCGCTCGAGCAAATCCGAGAAGTCGTTGATCGACATTCAGGAGCCGCGGGGATCATCTACTGCATCAGCCGCAAGGAAGTCGAAAAAACGGCCGCTACGCTCGCCGAGTGGGGCTGTCGCGTACGTGCTTATCACGCGGGGCTCGACGACACCATTCGGCAAAGACACCAAGAAGAATTCGCTAGCGAAGAGGTCGACATTATCGTTGCCACGGTTGCTTTCGGCATGGGCATCGACAAGTCGAATGTCCGCTATGTGATTCACATGGGAATGCCCAAGTCACTCGAGCAATACCAGCAAGAGAGCGGACGCGCGGGACGAGACGGGCTGGAGTCAGAGTGCCTCTTACTGCATTCAGGTCGTGATGCGCCCTTGTGGCGGCGGATTATCGAAGAGGGCGAAGCAAACGGCGCAGAGGGGGCCATGCAGGCGCTCGCCTCCATGTCGGCCTATAGCCAGAGCGCTAAGTGTCGTCATCGTGAGATCGTCGAATACTTTGGGCAAGAACTCGATCGCGACAACTGCGGTGCCTGCGACGTCTGCCTGGAGGAGATTGACCTCGTTGAGGACGCAACGATCCTGGGGCAGAAGATTGTCTCCTGTGTCGTGCGTTTAGAACAACGCTATGGAGCTGATTATACCGCGAAAGTGCTGAACGGTTCGGCGGAGCAACGGATTGCTGAACGAGGTCACGAACGACTAAGCACGTACGGAATCATGGAGGAGTATCCACTCAGGGCGGTACGCGACTGGATCGAACAACTCGTTGGGCAAGGATTTTTAGAGAAGACTGGCGAATACAACACGCTCTCGCTGACCGCATCGGGGGAGCGGCTACTACGGGGCGAAGTCACACCATCTCTCCTGAAACCGGCCAAGGCAAAGTCAAGTCAACGAACTCGGGTCGAGACCCCCGAGGATTGGGAAGATGTTGATCGCGGACTCTTCGACGAGTTGCGTAACCTTCGTCGTGACCTAGCACATGAACGGAGCGTGCCGGCGTACATTGTCTTCGGCGACCGCACGCTCCGTGATATGGCCCGACGTCAGCCGCAAAGTCTTGACGATTTGCGTGAGGTCGTCGGCGTGGGGGAGAAGAAGCTCGCTGAGTACGGTGAAGCGTTTTTAGAGCGAATCCGAAGCACGGGATCGTAA
- a CDS encoding DUF4160 domain-containing protein produces MPEISRFYGIIIKMFYNDHTPPHFHAEYGGDSILVDLNNLQVIAGKLPTRATKLVLEWASEHQSELQQDWQLARDMKPLQPIDPLD; encoded by the coding sequence ATGCCTGAAATCAGCCGATTTTATGGCATCATCATCAAAATGTTCTACAACGACCATACGCCTCCCCACTTTCATGCGGAATATGGAGGAGACTCGATACTGGTCGACTTGAATAACCTACAAGTCATTGCTGGTAAGCTCCCCACGCGTGCTACGAAGCTTGTACTCGAATGGGCATCAGAACACCAAAGCGAGCTGCAACAAGATTGGCAACTCGCAAGGGACATGAAACCGCTACAGCCAATCGATCCGCTCGACTAG
- a CDS encoding DUF2442 domain-containing protein, with protein MFRIVKVDALPDYSLALEFNDGTAGEVCLKCLVGKGVFSIWNEPGKFEGVVIGTGGELCWGENVDLCPDALYLEVSGKSPETILSSVAEDSHA; from the coding sequence ATGTTTCGAATCGTAAAAGTCGACGCCCTGCCGGACTACTCCTTGGCCTTGGAGTTCAATGACGGAACTGCTGGCGAAGTTTGCTTGAAATGTCTTGTCGGCAAAGGCGTATTCAGCATATGGAACGAGCCTGGCAAGTTTGAGGGCGTAGTGATTGGAACAGGTGGTGAGCTGTGCTGGGGAGAAAACGTAGACCTCTGCCCAGATGCTCTCTATTTGGAAGTCTCTGGGAAGTCTCCAGAAACGATTCTCTCGTCGGTTGCAGAAGATTCTCATGCCTGA
- the murG gene encoding undecaprenyldiphospho-muramoylpentapeptide beta-N-acetylglucosaminyltransferase — protein MAANAHVLFAGGGAPGHLFPGLAVAEHLQRRAPQATITFAGSGRARERHIVSSAGYHYTMIPSQPAPQTPLQSFRFITDNLMGFCAARWMLREQRVSLVVGLGGYTSAAVVRSAVARGIPVVLLEQNAIPGRTTRWLSRSAAMVCAAFEEVRPHLHVQAPVTVTGNPARPAFEQLYFRTKSRRTAGAAKFESNQRRKKRLVVLGGAGGARSLNENMPKALSQLKEELKDWQIVHQTGEGQLQETESRYQRVGVEALAVTFIDEIASVLFDSDLVVSRAGGTCLAELALANVPALLVPYAQAVDNHQIANARVFTTAGACRMVDESSQSGALDAALARELSPLLSDADQRRKMAQSMQELARPQAASEIAGAVFEHLTGGYSGLMAA, from the coding sequence ATGGCAGCAAATGCTCATGTTTTATTCGCCGGCGGTGGTGCCCCCGGCCATCTGTTCCCTGGCTTGGCCGTCGCTGAGCATCTTCAGCGACGTGCTCCTCAGGCCACGATCACCTTCGCCGGATCGGGTCGGGCGCGTGAGCGACATATCGTCAGTTCAGCCGGCTATCACTACACAATGATCCCGTCCCAGCCGGCACCGCAAACTCCGCTACAGTCCTTCCGGTTTATTACGGACAATCTGATGGGTTTCTGCGCCGCACGCTGGATGCTGCGCGAGCAGCGTGTCTCGTTGGTCGTCGGCTTAGGCGGTTACACCAGCGCCGCCGTGGTCCGCTCGGCCGTGGCGCGTGGCATTCCTGTGGTTCTGCTAGAGCAAAATGCAATTCCGGGTCGGACAACGCGGTGGCTCTCTCGCTCAGCCGCAATGGTGTGTGCGGCATTTGAAGAGGTCCGCCCTCACCTGCACGTTCAAGCTCCCGTCACCGTGACCGGCAATCCCGCTCGTCCCGCCTTCGAGCAGCTCTACTTCCGCACGAAAAGTCGACGGACTGCAGGCGCTGCCAAATTCGAATCAAACCAGCGTAGAAAGAAGCGACTGGTAGTCTTAGGCGGAGCAGGCGGTGCGCGATCGCTCAACGAGAATATGCCTAAAGCGCTATCTCAATTGAAAGAGGAACTCAAGGATTGGCAGATCGTCCATCAGACCGGTGAGGGGCAACTGCAAGAAACCGAATCTCGCTACCAGAGAGTCGGCGTTGAAGCGTTGGCCGTTACGTTCATTGATGAGATTGCCTCCGTACTTTTCGATAGCGATCTCGTGGTTAGCCGCGCAGGAGGGACTTGCTTGGCAGAACTCGCTTTGGCCAATGTTCCTGCATTGCTGGTGCCTTATGCACAGGCGGTCGATAATCATCAGATCGCCAACGCACGGGTCTTCACCACCGCTGGCGCTTGTCGCATGGTGGATGAAAGCTCGCAAAGCGGCGCTCTCGACGCGGCACTTGCCCGAGAGCTATCCCCACTGCTCAGCGACGCCGATCAACGACGTAAAATGGCGCAAAGTATGCAAGAACTGGCTCGTCCTCAAGCTGCCTCGGAAATCGCGGGGGCCGTTTTTGAACACTTGACTGGCGGGTATTCTGGACTAATGGCTGCGTAG